A segment of the Sphingobacterium oryzagri genome:
TTCCAACCCAAGTTGATGCTCAATTTTCAATACCAATGCCGTGCTAATTCCTCTTTTCCCTTTGGTAATAGCATTAAACGTTTGAGGATGCTCCTCTAAAGACAAAGCAAAAGGACGTTGTTTGATAGACCGTTTTTTTAATTCTCTATCAAGTACAATTCCTGGATGGATTCCTTTGGATCAAGCTGAATTCTTGGGGAGCATTAAATAAATTCTTAGTTTAGCACTTTTAAAATATACTACTTTGCAAGACGCTGAACGTAAACTACTGGCTTTATTGATGCCCGAAGGGCTGTTGGATTATTTCGATATTATGGATGTTAGACAGGTAAACAAGGAACTCCATATTCATCTGGAGGAAAAGAACCTTGTTCCTGCCGGTTATCAAGATAGTAAACTGGCCTCCAAAGGCTTTATGCCCGTTTCGCAAATCAAAGACTTTCCCATTCGTGGTCAGAAAGTTACCTTGCATATCAAACGCAGAAGATGGACCGTGCTAGATACCCAACAGATCATTACCAGAGATTGGGATCTTGCTTACAAAGGTGCTCGGATGACTACGGAATTCGGGCTTTTTTTAAAGGGGATATTTGGATAACTATCCTATCAGTGCCCATCTTTTGGCACTGCTGTTTCAGTTGGATGGCAAACAGCTTCAGGATCAGTACAAAAACCATTTAAGCGACTTTCATGATTGGGATCAGAAACCTCATGCAGAACAGTGGACGGTATTTACAGGAAACATATCCGAACGGCTCAGTATCGACGAGACCAGTTTCAGCAATGGTGAACTGTATACGATCGTAAGCAGCAAGACTGCCAAGGGAAAGAAAGGAACCATCCTGGCCACGATTAAAGGAACAAAAGCAGAAGATATCATCGCGGTATTGGAGCGTATCCCGCTTAAGCTGAGGAACAAAGTCCGGGAAGTAACAATGGATATGGCTCCCAATATGGCCAAGGCTATTCGCAGGTGTTTTATGAATGCCCGAAGGGTCATTGACAGATTTCATGTGCAGAAACTTGTTTACGATGCTGTTCAGGAACTTCGTATAAAGTATCGTTGGGAAGTGTTGGATGAGGAAAGTAAACAGATCGCCAGCGCACGTAAAAAAGGTATTCTCTATGATCCTGAAGTACTACCTAATGGTGATACAATCAAACAGTTACTGGCAAGATCAAGATATTTGTTATTCAAACATCCTTCCAATTGGACTGTAAGTCAAAAGCACCGCGCGGAGCTATTATTTCTGCGATTTCCCTTATTAAAAAAGGCATATGGTCTTGGGATGGCATTAGGAGACATCTTCAACAAATGCAAGGATAAGCAGCTGGCTTTTACCAAGCTTGGCCTATGGCACAATCAAGTAGAAAATTCTGGTATACCATCTTTTGAGAGCGTTGCCCGATCGATAGCTGCACACCATACCGATATACTCCACTATTTCGACAACAGAAGTACCAATGCTTCAGCGGAGTCTTTTAATGCCAAATTAAAGGCGTTTAGAAGTCTATTTCGTGGCGTAAGGGATACACCATTTTTTCTGTACAGGGTGATGAAATTATATGCTTAAAATTATCTCTCCCCAAGAATTCAGCTTGATCCATTCCTTTGTATTTCTCAAATTGCTTAATCATAGCACAAACATAAATATTTTTGCTTATACACATATAAAGTGAATGGTAATTTAGACGTAGAGGTGAGAACTAAAAAGGTTGACAATGAGATTCGTTTACATGATTTTAGCATATTTACCGAACAAAAAAAGCAGCTCCAAAAAGCTGCTTTTTTCTGCGGAGAGTGAGGGATTGGTTCAGCCACTCCTTCCCCAGACACCACCCTGAACCTTCCAGAATCGAACCCCGGCCGACCCTTCGGTTCGAATCCTAACGATATCGAACAAAAAAAAGCAGCTCCAAAAAGCTGCTTTTTTCTGCGGAGAGTGAGGGATTGGTTCAGACGCTCCTTCCCCAGACACAACCCTGAACCTTCCAGAATCGAACCCCGGCCAACCCTTCGGTTCGAATCCTAACGATATCTAACAAAAAAAGCAGCTCCAAAAAGCTGCTTTTTTCTGCGGAGAGTGAGGGATTCGAACCCCCGGACCTGTGACAGTCAACAGTTTTCAAGACTGCCGCATTCGACCACTCTGCCAACTCTCCGCGACAAAAGTACGAATTTTCTCATTCCTGCAAAATTTTATTTCAAATTTCTCCAGAAAAATGGGCGGTCTTTTTGTAAATATACTGTGCGTTAGCTTAATATAAACTGAAGATCACCTTGGATTTTCACGTCTGCTCCTACCATAACACCCCCAGTCTCGATCGTAGCATTCCAGGTCAGGCCAAACGCTTCTCTATTGATCGCGCCATTAAAGGCAAAACCTACCTTTTGGTTGCCCCATGGATCTGTCGCTTGACCGCCATATTCGACATGAAAGGTTGCTGGCTTCGTAATATCCTTTACCGTTAGGTTGCCCGTTACTTCGTACTCATCATCCTTAACCTTCGTGATGCCTGTTGAATCAAACGTGATTTCGGGAAACGAAGCGCTATTAAAGAAATCTTCACTGCGCAAGTGCTCATCACGTTGCTCACTTTTGGTATTGATTGAGCTTGATGCAATAGAAATACGAATAGATGCTGTAGAAATATCTTCCGGATCGCCACTCATGCTAATGTTAAAATCCTGAAAGAAGCCTTTAACCGTCGAGATCATCATGTGCTTCACCTTAAATTCAATCGCACTATGTGCGTTGTCTAATTTCCATGTAGTCATAATCTTATCCTTTTCTAGTAAAACTTTATTAAGCGCATTTTGTTTGTTCAAACATCAATAAAATATCTTATGGATGGCGGAGTCTGCAATAAATATGTATTTGCTGTGCAATCAGTTAATATCGTCGTAACAAAAAATAACGAATTTATTTTGGAAAACAACGTCAATTAGCTACTTTTGTACCACTGAAAGGACGCGCCAATAGCTCAGCAGGATAGAGCAACGGTTTTCTAAACCGTCGGTCAGGGGTTCGAATCCCTTTTGGCGTACTTAAATCCCCCTCTATTTAATGATAGAGGGGATTTTTGTTTCTTGGGCAACTC
Coding sequences within it:
- a CDS encoding ISAon1 family transposase N-terminal region protein, which gives rise to MQDAERKLLALLMPEGLLDYFDIMDVRQVNKELHIHLEEKNLVPAGYQDSKLASKGFMPVSQIKDFPIRGQKVTLHIKRRRWTVLDTQQIITRDWDLAYKGARMTTEFGLFLKGIFG
- a CDS encoding ISAon1 family transposase: MDNYPISAHLLALLFQLDGKQLQDQYKNHLSDFHDWDQKPHAEQWTVFTGNISERLSIDETSFSNGELYTIVSSKTAKGKKGTILATIKGTKAEDIIAVLERIPLKLRNKVREVTMDMAPNMAKAIRRCFMNARRVIDRFHVQKLVYDAVQELRIKYRWEVLDEESKQIASARKKGILYDPEVLPNGDTIKQLLARSRYLLFKHPSNWTVSQKHRAELLFLRFPLLKKAYGLGMALGDIFNKCKDKQLAFTKLGLWHNQVENSGIPSFESVARSIAAHHTDILHYFDNRSTNASAESFNAKLKAFRSLFRGVRDTPFFLYRVMKLYA
- a CDS encoding YceI family protein, giving the protein MTTWKLDNAHSAIEFKVKHMMISTVKGFFQDFNISMSGDPEDISTASIRISIASSSINTKSEQRDEHLRSEDFFNSASFPEITFDSTGITKVKDDEYEVTGNLTVKDITKPATFHVEYGGQATDPWGNQKVGFAFNGAINREAFGLTWNATIETGGVMVGADVKIQGDLQFILS